The following proteins come from a genomic window of Hymenobacter canadensis:
- the ricT gene encoding PSP1 domain-containing protein, with translation MSETDFPQRGALLHYIDTSPVACSTCSSGSSGGGCSTNSASGCGSKGSCSSGCTRLNVFDWLQDLDTPSDFKGFDLVEIRFKGGRKDFYRNASHLPLITGDAVVIEAGGSGWHLGHVSLKGELVRLQMKKKKVPTDSKDIRNILRVATEQDVERWEAVRDLETGTMFRARTVVDELRLKMKLSDVEYQADRTRATFFYSAEDRVDFRDLIKRLADEFRVRVEMRQISLRHEAGRLGGIGVCGRELCCSTWLTDFKSVSTTAARYQNLSLNPAKLSGQCGRLKCCLNYELDTYLDALKDIPQVQRPLITTKGEYVLQKTDIFRRKMWFAVRGDNNWVVLTTDRVREVQEMNKRGEVVDTLLVALREEEKEPDVTAIVEGSLERLDDKIKAGKRLKRPKKKGRADAPAEEQRPAAAMPRAGGRPRPAATATPSTPDADGLAATPTAEGGAEETRRPRGAAARPLNRRNNRNRSGNSAEGGTRDESGRGEGRRNPTDGSAPEPRQGRSGSERRGGRGSSAAGEAGTRPTPPEGSAGGAERPAREGREGREGGRGRRGGRRGESSGSAAPTPPSAS, from the coding sequence TTGTCTGAAACCGACTTTCCGCAGCGCGGTGCGCTGCTTCACTATATAGATACCTCACCAGTGGCCTGTTCTACTTGCTCATCCGGCTCATCCGGTGGAGGCTGCTCTACCAATTCTGCCTCGGGCTGCGGCTCGAAAGGCAGCTGTAGCAGCGGCTGTACGCGTCTCAATGTCTTCGACTGGCTCCAGGATTTAGATACCCCCAGTGACTTCAAGGGCTTCGACCTAGTCGAAATCCGCTTTAAAGGCGGCCGAAAGGACTTCTACCGCAACGCCAGCCACCTGCCCCTCATCACCGGCGACGCCGTGGTGATTGAGGCCGGCGGCAGCGGCTGGCACCTGGGCCACGTCTCGCTCAAGGGCGAGCTGGTGCGCCTGCAGATGAAAAAGAAAAAGGTGCCCACCGACTCCAAGGACATCCGCAATATCCTGCGGGTGGCTACCGAGCAGGACGTGGAGCGCTGGGAGGCCGTGCGTGACCTGGAAACCGGCACTATGTTCCGGGCCCGTACCGTGGTGGACGAGCTGCGCCTGAAAATGAAGCTTTCCGACGTAGAGTATCAGGCCGACCGCACCCGCGCCACGTTCTTCTACTCGGCCGAGGACCGGGTGGATTTCCGCGACCTGATCAAGCGCCTCGCCGACGAGTTTCGGGTGCGCGTGGAGATGCGCCAGATTTCGCTGCGCCACGAGGCCGGCCGCCTGGGCGGCATCGGCGTGTGTGGCCGCGAGCTGTGCTGCTCCACCTGGCTCACCGACTTCAAAAGCGTGAGCACCACCGCGGCCCGCTACCAGAACCTGAGCCTCAACCCGGCCAAGCTTTCGGGCCAGTGTGGCCGCCTCAAGTGCTGCCTCAACTACGAGCTCGATACCTACCTCGACGCCCTCAAGGACATTCCGCAGGTGCAGCGCCCGCTCATCACCACCAAAGGCGAATACGTACTGCAGAAAACCGACATCTTCCGCCGCAAAATGTGGTTTGCCGTGCGCGGCGACAACAACTGGGTGGTGCTGACCACCGACCGGGTGCGTGAGGTGCAGGAGATGAATAAGCGGGGCGAAGTGGTAGATACGCTGCTGGTAGCCCTGCGCGAAGAAGAAAAAGAACCCGACGTTACGGCCATCGTGGAAGGCTCTTTGGAGCGCCTCGATGACAAGATAAAAGCCGGCAAGCGCCTGAAGCGCCCCAAGAAAAAGGGACGCGCCGATGCTCCTGCCGAGGAGCAGCGCCCGGCTGCCGCCATGCCACGCGCCGGTGGCCGCCCACGTCCTGCTGCCACGGCTACTCCCTCCACCCCCGATGCTGACGGCCTGGCCGCCACGCCGACGGCCGAGGGTGGTGCCGAGGAAACGCGCCGCCCACGCGGCGCCGCTGCCCGGCCCCTCAACCGCCGCAACAACCGCAACCGTTCCGGCAATAGCGCTGAAGGGGGCACCCGCGACGAAAGCGGCCGGGGCGAAGGCCGCCGTAACCCAACCGACGGCAGCGCCCCCGAGCCCCGCCAGGGCCGAAGCGGCAGTGAGCGGCGTGGTGGCCGCGGCAGCTCTGCCGCCGGCGAAGCCGGCACCCGCCCAACGCCGCCGGAAGGCAGTGCCGGCGGCGCTGAGCGACCCGCCCGTGAAGGCCGCGAGGGCCGCGAAGGAGGCCGGGGCCGCCGTGGTGGCCGCCGGGGCGAAAGCAGCGGCTCCGCGGCTCCCACTCCTCCCAGTGCTTCCTGA
- a CDS encoding M57 family metalloprotease, which translates to MKAPRLLTPLALMLGAAMSLSSCEKKQEVLAKNELSEETIGQIRTLGFGTSDARKVEEGVVVEGDILLTNEVLASGPQSQLMRVGEDEQYRTTNLVTGLPRTLTVRLVGTFPSAYVSAADEAIRRYNAQNLRLRFVRITSGTANLPITSANLGPGVLGQSGGFPSGGNPAPGFKLSPTAINSSNVNYIATIMAHEIGHAIGFRHTDYFNRAYSCGGSTANEGASTVGAVLIPGTPSGADPSSWMLACVGNGVNRPFNSNDVTALNYVY; encoded by the coding sequence ATGAAAGCACCCCGTTTACTGACTCCTCTGGCCCTGATGCTCGGCGCCGCCATGTCGCTTTCTTCGTGCGAAAAGAAGCAGGAGGTACTTGCCAAAAATGAACTCTCCGAAGAAACTATCGGCCAGATCCGGACCCTCGGCTTTGGTACTTCGGATGCCCGCAAAGTGGAAGAAGGCGTGGTAGTGGAAGGCGACATCCTGCTGACCAACGAAGTGCTGGCCAGCGGCCCGCAGAGCCAGCTCATGCGCGTAGGCGAAGACGAGCAGTACCGCACCACCAACCTGGTGACCGGCCTGCCCCGCACCCTCACCGTGCGCCTGGTGGGTACCTTCCCGTCGGCTTATGTGTCGGCCGCTGACGAAGCCATCCGTCGCTACAACGCCCAGAACCTGCGCCTGCGCTTCGTGCGCATCACCTCGGGCACGGCCAACCTGCCAATCACGTCGGCCAACCTGGGCCCCGGCGTACTGGGCCAGTCGGGTGGCTTCCCTTCGGGCGGCAACCCCGCGCCTGGCTTCAAACTGTCGCCTACGGCTATCAACAGCTCCAACGTGAACTACATCGCCACCATCATGGCGCACGAAATCGGGCACGCTATCGGCTTCCGCCACACCGACTACTTCAACCGTGCGTATAGCTGCGGCGGCTCCACTGCCAACGAAGGCGCCAGCACCGTGGGCGCTGTCCTCATCCCCGGCACGCCCTCGGGCGCCGATCCAAGCTCGTGGATGCTGGCCTGCGTAGGCAACGGCGTAAACCGTCCGTTTAACTCGAACGACGTAACCGCCCTCAACTACGTGTACTAA
- a CDS encoding S8 family serine peptidase, with protein MGILAAGAGLSTGQAQQQNRPDGRLAPGLAEARAPRLLRVSVTDAAAFREWLARTYPAATVQPEPRQPRLLRVRGVAAPALAACPWVSFVQAADREARPERLVNGTDFTANKVTAVHARYPQLTGQGLTVSVKEAPLDLNDLDFRGRLVNPDPQAALLNSHATTMATLIAGGGNSGPNGKGAAWQARIAQSSYANLLPDDGPGLAAQGVSVQNHSYGVSVENFYGQEARAYDEQAAQYPTLLHVFSAGNSGNRPAPAGPYAGLAATANLTGEFKNAKNTLSVGATDALGQVAPLSSRGPAADGRVKPELVAFGEGGSSDAAALVSGVSLLAQHAHRQRSGVLPSAALLRAVLLNTADDTGRPNVDFVAGYGQVDALGAVQTMLDGRFRGGSVAAGQEQVFTLTVPAGVHRLKATLCWTDPAAAANAATPLLNDLDLTLVRPTDGQRWLPWTLSAYPHPDSLARPARRRPNHRDNAEQITLDLPAAGTYELRVRGYQLTQGPQAYSLAFELESGLTWVHPTSARNLRAAETALLRWQWAGPATTARLEFQPAGQTAWSLVSNADLAPQTLRWTTPTTPTLGRLRLQSGSETVESDTFFVAAPPTLQVLYSCPEETRLAWSRVPGATQYQLYRLGATHLEPYRLLTDTTLTLPPAEAAARYFAVAPRVGGRLREQSLTVDAGPTNNGCYIRSFLPVQPVADTVRFRLLLSSTYQLRQVALERRAPDGSFGPVQTISPVPGLTLLLTDPRPAPGRAEYRARLELDNGRVYYSAVEAAFFLRAPADVLVYPVPVTAGEPLTIVGPRDQALRIRLFDLTGRLRLDLTTENTAQQTLDTRGLEPGTFLLRIGAPGGREVTRRIVVL; from the coding sequence ATGGGAATACTGGCGGCCGGAGCAGGCCTGAGCACCGGGCAGGCCCAGCAGCAAAATCGGCCCGACGGCCGGCTGGCGCCCGGCCTCGCCGAAGCCCGCGCCCCGCGCCTGCTGCGCGTGAGCGTAACCGATGCTGCTGCGTTCCGGGAGTGGCTGGCGCGCACGTACCCGGCCGCCACCGTGCAGCCCGAGCCGCGCCAGCCCCGGCTGCTGCGCGTGCGCGGCGTGGCCGCCCCCGCGCTGGCCGCCTGCCCCTGGGTGAGCTTCGTGCAGGCCGCCGACCGGGAGGCCCGGCCCGAGCGGCTGGTCAACGGAACCGACTTCACGGCCAATAAGGTCACGGCCGTGCACGCCCGCTACCCCCAGCTTACCGGGCAGGGCCTCACGGTTTCGGTGAAGGAAGCCCCCCTCGACCTCAACGACCTCGACTTCCGGGGCCGCCTCGTAAACCCCGATCCGCAGGCCGCGCTGCTGAACTCGCACGCCACCACCATGGCCACCCTGATTGCGGGCGGCGGCAACTCCGGCCCCAACGGCAAAGGCGCCGCCTGGCAGGCCCGCATTGCCCAGTCCAGCTACGCCAACCTGCTGCCCGACGACGGCCCCGGCCTGGCAGCGCAGGGCGTGTCGGTGCAGAACCACTCCTATGGGGTGAGCGTGGAGAATTTCTACGGCCAGGAGGCCCGCGCCTACGACGAGCAGGCCGCGCAGTATCCCACGCTGCTGCACGTCTTCTCGGCCGGCAACTCCGGTAACCGGCCCGCGCCGGCCGGCCCCTACGCCGGGCTGGCGGCCACCGCCAACCTCACCGGGGAATTCAAAAACGCCAAAAACACCCTGAGCGTGGGCGCTACCGATGCCCTAGGCCAGGTGGCCCCGCTCAGCTCCCGCGGCCCCGCCGCCGACGGCCGCGTGAAGCCCGAACTGGTGGCCTTCGGCGAGGGCGGCAGCTCCGATGCGGCGGCGCTGGTGTCGGGCGTGAGCTTGCTGGCCCAGCACGCGCACCGGCAACGCAGCGGCGTGCTACCCTCGGCGGCGCTGCTGCGGGCCGTGCTGCTGAACACGGCCGATGATACCGGTCGGCCCAACGTCGATTTTGTGGCCGGTTACGGCCAAGTAGACGCCCTGGGCGCCGTGCAGACCATGCTCGACGGCCGGTTTCGGGGCGGCAGCGTGGCGGCCGGGCAGGAGCAGGTATTCACGCTGACGGTGCCGGCCGGCGTGCATCGGCTCAAGGCCACCCTGTGCTGGACCGACCCCGCCGCCGCCGCCAACGCCGCCACCCCGCTGCTCAACGACCTAGACCTGACCTTGGTGCGCCCCACCGACGGCCAGCGCTGGCTGCCCTGGACGCTCAGCGCCTATCCGCACCCCGATTCGCTGGCCCGCCCTGCCCGCCGCCGCCCCAATCACCGCGACAATGCCGAGCAAATCACCCTCGACCTGCCCGCCGCCGGCACCTATGAGCTGCGCGTGCGGGGCTACCAGCTAACGCAGGGCCCCCAGGCCTACAGCCTGGCCTTCGAGCTGGAATCGGGGTTGACGTGGGTGCACCCGACTTCGGCCCGCAACCTGCGGGCGGCAGAGACGGCGCTGCTGCGCTGGCAGTGGGCCGGGCCAGCCACTACCGCCCGGCTGGAGTTTCAGCCGGCGGGCCAGACCGCCTGGAGTTTGGTGAGTAACGCAGATCTGGCCCCGCAGACGCTGCGCTGGACCACCCCCACCACGCCCACGCTGGGCCGGCTGCGGCTGCAGTCGGGCTCAGAAACGGTGGAGTCGGACACGTTTTTTGTGGCCGCGCCTCCAACTCTGCAGGTGCTCTATAGCTGCCCCGAGGAAACCCGGCTGGCTTGGAGCCGCGTGCCCGGCGCCACCCAGTATCAGCTGTACCGCCTCGGCGCCACCCACCTCGAGCCCTACCGCCTGCTCACGGATACCACCCTGACGCTGCCGCCCGCCGAGGCCGCCGCCCGCTACTTCGCCGTGGCGCCCCGCGTTGGCGGCCGGCTGCGCGAGCAAAGCCTGACCGTGGATGCCGGGCCCACCAACAACGGCTGCTACATCCGCTCGTTTCTGCCGGTGCAGCCTGTGGCTGACACCGTGCGCTTCCGGCTGCTGCTGAGCAGCACCTACCAGCTGCGGCAGGTGGCCCTGGAGCGCCGCGCCCCCGATGGCAGCTTCGGCCCGGTGCAAACCATCAGCCCCGTGCCCGGCCTCACGCTGCTCCTGACCGACCCCCGCCCCGCGCCCGGGCGCGCCGAATACCGGGCCCGGCTGGAGCTCGACAACGGCCGCGTGTACTACAGCGCGGTGGAAGCCGCCTTCTTCCTGCGCGCCCCAGCCGATGTGCTGGTGTACCCGGTGCCGGTGACGGCCGGCGAGCCACTCACCATCGTCGGGCCCCGCGACCAGGCTCTGCGCATCCGGCTGTTCGACCTGACCGGCCGCCTGCGCCTCGACCTGACCACCGAAAACACCGCCCAGCAGACCCTCGATACCCGGGGCTTGGAGCCAGGTACGTTCCTGCTACGCATCGGCGCCCCGGGCGGCCGCGAGGTTACGCGCCGCATTGTGGTGCTGTAG
- a CDS encoding zinc-dependent alcohol dehydrogenase, with amino-acid sequence MKALVYHGMKDVRVDTVDDPKIEDARDAIIRVTSTAICGSDLHIYNGSIPQPRPMVLGHEFMGIVEEVGKGVGGKIKVGDRVVVPFPIACGTCYFCNHELPGHCENSNPDHYGPEGGLLTEKGGALFGYTDLYGGYNGGQAEYVRVPYADYGPRVIPDSLTDEQALFLTDIFPTGYSGIDWADVKGGEFVAIFGAGPVGIMAAKSAWLRGAGRVVIVDTQQYRLDLAKKSAQAETILWDNAKDVIEQIRAMSEGRGADVCVECVGFEPDRDLLDRAKAVLNLEKGSPKVLEACMSAVRRGGTVTVLGVYATPFDNFPIGQFFDKGITLRGGQAPAQKHIDKLLQYVIEGKVVLDDIISHRLPLSEAAHGYDIFRNKKDNCTKVVLKP; translated from the coding sequence ATGAAAGCTCTCGTGTATCATGGAATGAAGGACGTCCGCGTAGACACCGTGGATGATCCGAAGATTGAAGACGCCCGCGACGCCATTATCCGGGTGACCAGCACGGCCATCTGCGGCTCCGACCTGCACATCTACAACGGGAGCATTCCGCAGCCTCGGCCCATGGTGCTGGGCCACGAGTTCATGGGCATCGTGGAGGAAGTTGGGAAGGGAGTCGGCGGCAAAATCAAGGTCGGCGACCGGGTGGTGGTGCCGTTTCCGATTGCCTGCGGCACCTGCTACTTCTGCAACCACGAGCTGCCCGGCCACTGCGAAAACTCCAACCCCGACCACTACGGCCCCGAAGGCGGCCTGCTGACCGAGAAAGGCGGCGCCCTGTTCGGCTACACCGACCTCTACGGCGGCTACAATGGCGGCCAGGCCGAGTACGTGCGCGTACCCTACGCCGACTACGGCCCCCGCGTCATCCCCGATTCGCTGACCGACGAGCAGGCCCTGTTCCTGACCGACATCTTCCCGACCGGCTACTCCGGCATCGACTGGGCCGACGTGAAGGGTGGCGAGTTTGTGGCCATTTTCGGGGCCGGGCCGGTGGGCATCATGGCCGCCAAGTCGGCGTGGCTGCGCGGGGCCGGCCGGGTCGTCATCGTCGATACCCAGCAGTACCGGCTGGATCTGGCGAAGAAATCGGCCCAGGCCGAAACCATTCTCTGGGACAACGCCAAAGACGTCATCGAGCAGATCCGGGCCATGAGCGAGGGCCGCGGCGCCGATGTGTGCGTGGAATGCGTGGGCTTCGAGCCCGACCGCGACCTGCTGGACCGCGCCAAGGCCGTGCTCAACCTGGAAAAAGGCTCGCCCAAAGTGCTGGAGGCCTGCATGAGCGCCGTGCGCCGGGGCGGCACCGTGACGGTGCTGGGCGTGTACGCCACGCCGTTCGACAATTTTCCCATTGGCCAGTTTTTCGACAAAGGCATCACCCTGCGCGGCGGTCAGGCGCCGGCCCAGAAGCACATCGACAAGCTGCTGCAGTATGTGATAGAGGGCAAAGTGGTGCTCGACGACATCATCTCGCACCGCCTGCCGCTGTCGGAGGCTGCCCACGGTTACGATATTTTCCGCAACAAAAAGGATAACTGCACCAAAGTGGTGCTCAAGCCCTAG
- a CDS encoding UDP-2,3-diacylglucosamine diphosphatase encodes MTNPTPPPRLPDLPLPPGRRIYFASDFHLGAPDAASSLERERRIVRWLDEVAKDAAAIYLLGDIFDFWFEYRHAIPRGFIRLQGKLAELTDAGLPIIFFTGNHDMWMFDYFTKELGIPILRHAVSQQIGGREFHIGHGDGLGPKDYTYKMLKRVFASPMSQWLFARLHPNLGIGIANRWSRRSRIQNAAADAQYFGEDEWLLVYCRELEKRFHHDYYVFGHRHLPLDVQVAPGSRYLNLGEWVNYCSYGVYDGTDLALQHFEK; translated from the coding sequence ATGACGAACCCGACCCCGCCACCCCGCCTGCCTGATCTGCCGCTGCCGCCCGGCCGCCGCATCTATTTTGCTTCCGATTTCCATCTTGGTGCCCCCGATGCCGCCAGCTCGCTGGAGCGGGAGCGGCGAATTGTGCGCTGGCTGGATGAAGTGGCCAAAGACGCCGCTGCCATCTACCTGCTCGGCGACATCTTCGACTTCTGGTTTGAATACCGGCACGCCATTCCGCGGGGCTTTATCCGGCTGCAGGGCAAGCTGGCCGAGCTGACCGATGCCGGGCTGCCCATCATCTTCTTCACCGGCAACCACGATATGTGGATGTTCGACTACTTTACTAAGGAGTTGGGCATTCCGATTCTGCGGCATGCGGTGAGCCAGCAGATTGGTGGGCGCGAGTTCCACATCGGGCACGGCGACGGCCTGGGCCCCAAGGACTACACCTATAAGATGCTGAAGCGCGTGTTTGCTTCGCCGATGTCGCAGTGGCTGTTTGCGCGCCTGCACCCCAATCTGGGCATCGGTATTGCCAACCGCTGGAGTCGCCGCAGCCGCATTCAGAACGCCGCCGCCGATGCGCAGTATTTCGGCGAGGACGAGTGGCTGCTGGTGTATTGCCGGGAGCTGGAAAAGCGTTTCCACCACGACTATTACGTGTTCGGCCACCGCCACCTGCCGCTCGACGTACAGGTTGCACCCGGCAGCCGCTACCTCAACCTCGGCGAGTGGGTCAATTATTGCTCCTATGGCGTCTATGATGGTACGGACCTGGCATTGCAGCATTTCGAGAAGTAA
- a CDS encoding LutC/YkgG family protein: MPESSRDIVLRRIREALRQPTPPKPAPDFTAPLHPVAADDLAIAFAESFVRVGGQLYFCESEEHFYDQLFAYKKEKELDNLYVWEPELKKLLHAGGLVFRQDETDFLAHADAGLTTCEALIARTGSVLVSAATGSGRRLSIYPDQHLVFARTSQVVADIGDALQRLQAHYGPDHLPSMISLTTGPSRTADIEKTLVLGAHGPRSLALFLLDDEPDPATPPA, translated from the coding sequence ATGCCCGAATCGTCCCGCGACATTGTTCTGCGCCGCATCCGTGAAGCGCTTCGGCAGCCCACGCCGCCCAAGCCCGCGCCCGACTTCACGGCCCCGCTGCACCCGGTGGCGGCCGACGACCTGGCCATTGCCTTTGCCGAGAGCTTCGTGCGCGTGGGCGGGCAGCTGTATTTCTGCGAGTCGGAAGAGCATTTCTACGACCAGCTTTTCGCCTACAAAAAGGAGAAAGAACTCGACAACCTCTACGTGTGGGAGCCGGAGCTGAAGAAGCTGCTGCACGCGGGCGGCCTCGTGTTCCGGCAGGACGAAACCGACTTCCTGGCTCACGCCGATGCGGGCCTGACCACCTGTGAGGCCCTGATTGCCCGCACGGGCAGCGTGCTGGTGAGTGCCGCCACCGGCAGCGGCCGCCGCCTCAGCATCTATCCCGATCAGCACCTAGTGTTTGCGCGCACCTCCCAGGTCGTGGCCGACATCGGCGACGCGCTGCAGCGCCTACAGGCCCACTACGGCCCCGACCATCTGCCGTCGATGATTTCGCTCACGACCGGCCCCAGCCGCACGGCTGATATTGAAAAGACCCTTGTGCTCGGTGCCCACGGCCCGCGCAGCCTCGCCCTGTTTTTGCTGGATGACGAACCCGACCCCGCCACCCCGCCTGCCTGA
- a CDS encoding tol-pal system protein YbgF, translating to MAFILLGLRASGQTPDSALVDGMRNISLENIDVAPAAVDTKGWLLLDKDIQTELDGAVTNLYNSKHDQAEKQFRSLRRRYPQHPMPYFLLGLSQWWKIMPSNATNPLHDKLFFAYMDTAITKGERLYELDNKNYEACFFLAAAYGFDARLNAERHNLRKATVSSKRALDYLERSKEANGLSPEFLLGQGLFNYYAAWIADEHPWLRPILLLFPKGNRQLGLQQIRNVAANGFYTGPESKYFLLKILSSEKENNPAAALQVARQLNTAYPDNGYFERCYAMLSFNNGEFRKCEQVSLDILDKLNRGMPGYEGFAGRYATYYLGWLNFTKYKNKSKAKEYFQRCIVFSEVTDQMGPGYYVHANYNLARIADEEHNVAAARRYYQVVMEKAERKSDIYTEAREYLKTRRNLKANSGMRQSTEYSAGLERQPKANAKPQASQEGKGKFRQ from the coding sequence ATGGCTTTCATCCTACTGGGGCTGCGTGCCTCGGGCCAGACGCCGGATAGCGCTCTGGTAGACGGCATGCGCAATATTTCGCTGGAAAACATTGACGTGGCGCCGGCTGCTGTTGATACCAAAGGCTGGCTGCTGCTCGACAAGGACATTCAGACCGAGCTGGATGGTGCCGTCACGAACCTCTACAACTCCAAGCACGACCAGGCCGAGAAGCAGTTTCGCTCCCTGCGCCGCCGCTACCCGCAGCACCCCATGCCCTATTTCCTGCTGGGGCTGAGCCAGTGGTGGAAGATTATGCCCAGCAACGCCACCAACCCGCTGCACGACAAGCTGTTCTTCGCGTACATGGATACGGCCATCACCAAGGGTGAGCGGCTATATGAGCTGGATAATAAAAACTACGAGGCCTGCTTTTTCCTGGCGGCCGCCTACGGCTTCGATGCCCGCCTGAACGCTGAGCGCCACAACCTGCGCAAAGCCACCGTCAGCAGCAAGCGCGCCCTCGACTATCTGGAGCGCAGCAAGGAAGCCAACGGCCTGAGCCCGGAGTTTCTGCTGGGCCAGGGCTTGTTCAACTACTACGCCGCCTGGATTGCGGATGAGCACCCGTGGCTGCGGCCTATTCTGCTGCTGTTTCCGAAAGGCAACCGCCAGCTGGGGCTGCAGCAGATTCGCAACGTAGCGGCTAATGGCTTCTATACCGGCCCGGAATCCAAGTATTTTCTGCTCAAGATTTTAAGCAGCGAAAAAGAAAACAACCCAGCAGCAGCGCTGCAGGTAGCGCGCCAGCTCAACACTGCTTACCCCGACAACGGCTACTTCGAGCGGTGCTATGCCATGCTCAGCTTCAACAACGGCGAGTTCCGCAAGTGCGAGCAGGTCAGCCTCGATATTCTGGACAAGCTCAACCGCGGCATGCCGGGCTACGAGGGATTTGCCGGCCGCTACGCCACCTATTACCTGGGCTGGCTGAACTTTACCAAGTACAAAAACAAATCCAAGGCCAAGGAGTATTTCCAGCGCTGCATCGTTTTTTCGGAAGTAACCGACCAGATGGGACCCGGCTACTACGTGCACGCCAACTACAACTTGGCACGCATTGCCGATGAAGAGCACAACGTGGCCGCTGCCCGCCGCTACTATCAGGTAGTGATGGAAAAAGCCGAGCGCAAATCGGACATCTATACCGAAGCCCGTGAGTACCTGAAGACCCGCCGCAACCTGAAAGCTAACTCCGGCATGCGCCAGAGCACAGAGTATTCGGCGGGTCTCGAGCGTCAGCCTAAGGCCAACGCTAAACCGCAGGCGTCGCAGGAAGGCAAAGGCAAGTTCCGCCAGTAA